A genomic window from Candidatus Woesearchaeota archaeon includes:
- the minD gene encoding cell division ATPase MinD, which yields MKTRFILVASGKGGVGKTTASLNIACALAQFGRDVVVVDANMSTPHIGIMLGSPLLENTLNKALRGSRSVRDCAYVHPSGIRIVPSSIALGEYAPEHTKQLRSVLAELAGTAEFVLIDASAGLGPEFRDAVRASDEILVVTSPDLPAVSDALKLIAGAGEQGMPILGVVVNRVGLSETLTLDNIRDLISEPIIGWVPEDRAVRSSLLIKQPVVFSHPDTAAAVGFKKVAATLLGQVYQPEVRTMHKPGMIDKIIEGINRIGAKK from the coding sequence ATGAAAACGCGATTTATTCTTGTGGCTTCAGGCAAAGGAGGAGTTGGAAAAACAACCGCATCGCTGAACATCGCCTGCGCCTTGGCACAGTTTGGTAGAGATGTTGTTGTCGTCGATGCCAATATGAGCACGCCCCACATCGGCATTATGCTCGGCTCGCCGCTGTTGGAAAACACGCTCAACAAGGCACTGCGCGGCAGCCGCTCGGTGCGCGATTGTGCGTATGTTCACCCATCGGGCATCAGGATTGTGCCATCCAGCATTGCACTCGGTGAGTATGCGCCAGAACACACCAAACAGCTGCGCAGTGTGCTGGCAGAGCTTGCCGGCACGGCTGAATTTGTGCTCATTGATGCAAGCGCCGGACTTGGCCCGGAATTTCGCGACGCAGTCCGCGCATCAGACGAGATACTTGTGGTGACCAGCCCGGACCTTCCGGCCGTGTCTGACGCGCTGAAACTCATTGCTGGTGCAGGAGAGCAAGGCATGCCTATTCTCGGTGTCGTGGTCAATAGGGTTGGATTGTCTGAAACACTCACGCTGGACAACATCCGCGACCTGATTAGCGAACCTATCATTGGCTGGGTGCCGGAAGACCGCGCCGTGCGTTCATCGCTTCTTATCAAACAACCGGTTGTGTTCTCACATCCTGATACCGCAGCAGCTGTTGGCTTCAAGAAAGTTGCAGCAACACTGCTCGGACAAGTGTATCAGCCCGAAGTGCGCACCATGCACAAGCCCGGCATGATTGATAAGATTATTGAGGGGATTAATCGGATTGGGGCGAAGAAGTAG
- a CDS encoding type II toxin-antitoxin system RelE/ParE family toxin — protein MKYDVHYDPKSEKQLEKLAPLVARRIVLKLKQVGENGQGIEPLTAAPYGYKIRIGDYRVLVDLTFNPDTLWVRFIDHRARIYKRM, from the coding sequence ATGAAGTATGATGTTCATTACGATCCAAAATCTGAAAAACAATTGGAGAAACTTGCTCCTCTTGTTGCCCGCCGCATTGTTCTGAAACTAAAACAAGTTGGTGAAAATGGTCAAGGCATAGAGCCATTAACTGCCGCGCCGTACGGCTACAAAATTCGGATTGGTGATTACCGAGTTCTTGTCGACCTTACGTTCAATCCGGATACGCTCTGGGTACGTTTTATTGATCATCGAGCAAGAATATATAAACGAATGTAA
- a CDS encoding 30S ribosomal protein S11, which produces MRWGVAHIYSSYNNTIIHVTDLTGRETIARASGGMVVKAHRLESSPTAAMLAAKKAADTAIEKGINGIHIKIKAPGGHNGPNNPGPGAQAAVRALSRMGLRIGVIQDVTPIPHDSCRKKGGKRGRRV; this is translated from the coding sequence ATGCGCTGGGGTGTTGCGCATATTTACTCATCATACAACAACACAATTATTCACGTCACTGACCTCACGGGCAGAGAAACAATTGCCCGCGCATCAGGAGGCATGGTGGTAAAAGCGCACCGGCTCGAAAGCAGCCCAACCGCAGCCATGCTCGCTGCAAAAAAGGCAGCAGACACGGCAATTGAAAAAGGAATTAATGGTATTCACATTAAAATCAAGGCACCCGGCGGCCACAATGGCCCAAACAACCCCGGGCCCGGCGCACAGGCAGCAGTCCGTGCATTGTCCAGAATGGGGTTGCGCATCGGTGTCATCCAAGACGTCACGCCTATTCCTCACGATTCCTGCAGAAAGAAAGGCGGAAAACGGGGACGGAGAGTATAA